The DNA sequence TCATTAATTTTGCAACTTCATTTGTTGTTTTCATGGAAGCATGAGTCTTTTGAAGATTAAAACCTTCCCAAGCAAGAGAGAACACATGAGAGAGGCTTCCAAGTTCCAAATGAGTCATTAGGGAGAAAGCTGCTCCAGTACTCAATACGCTCTGATGGCATATTATTGCTTTTTCTtaacaagtaaataaaaaataattaaaaaagatTAGGATTTGcccgatcaaaaaaaaaaaaaaagattaggaTTGgtaaataattttctttttccacaatttgtgtttttaattaaaCAGACAAATCCATGTCATTGAAATTTCataatgatattgatgagatggtgcttgccacatcatttggtaatgAATTTTGGTATgaatttgggatctctagcaTTACTCTAgttgttgtattattatgagattagtctttattaataaacatatatttaatatttagaaaaaatacttatgacaaaacaaggatataatgttttgttttactattttgacaacataaaacaaataacattggtggaattgtcatgagattttaaataaagaggtctcatattcaaatctcatcattgtagttttttaatatttttaaaaacaaaatgaaattctgtgtttgtaacgggccgacCCATAATATATCCTGCTCGGGCCGTGTTGGgacgggccgggccaatgggccaatattcctaAGCCCAACCCAATCCGTTATTCTAACATGTTCAGGTTGTGCCGGatcactaacgggcttgggccgtgccgggccgcttttGATCGTGTCAGGCCCGTGCTGTGCTCTATTACAAATCTTAATATTGTCAATTTTTCAACACAGTTTTTTGACGTTGCGCTAAATTCTCTATTTCACTtcaatcaaagagaaaaaattCCATCCCACCCCAGTCTCGAATCTTGATCTGCCACTATTGATAACTCAATATTTTCAATAGTTTACTCCTTTCACAACACCCATTCTTTGGTTTGACAATTTCATTCCTATGGTGTCATGATCAACATTGTGTCACAGATTTGTAAACAATGTTTTGTTGAATATTCCAAGTATGAATTCACACACCCATTTGCTTATATTTTTAACATTTCAAAATACTAAATTAGTTACAGGTAGATGTGCTCCCAATTTGGGCTAAAATATAAAGTCAGCGTCGAAATGTGCTGGAGTGCTGACCGGGCAGCACGAGGCGGTCAAATTATTTTGATCGAGTCGATCTGTTTCGAAGCTAGTAATTAAAGTtcccattgtttttttttttttttctgataaaTGCCCCTTTATTCGTCTTCCTTTTGTTCTTGTTCCTCATCTTAGTCTAGCACCTCCTCCTTCCTTCTGCTAAGTTGCCAGCGATTTCCACCAATACCACCTTCATCGATCTCCTTCAGCCCGTAAAGCGGAACTTGAAAAAGTTCCAGTAGCCACTTCCCCCAAGACAAGACCCAAACTAGTGTCTTCATTGTCTAACTTGATATGGATGTGCCTTCGTCATCTTCTCCCGAAACCCAAACAGTTCCTTCGTCATCATCTAGTTCACCCTCTAACTGGGAACATGATGTCTTCCTCAGTTTTAGGGGCGAGGACACTCGCAATAGTTTTACAGACCATTTACACTATGCTATGAACCAGAGAGGAATCGACACATTTCGAGATACCGAAAAGCTTGAGAGGGGGAAATCCATTTCACCAGAACTTCTGAAAGCAATAGAAGAGTCCAAGTTTGCAGTTACCGTTCTTTCAACCAACTATGCTACTTCAACTTGGTGTCTGGATGAACTTGCACATATTCTTGAATGCAAGAAACTGAGGGGACTGGTAGTTCTTCCGGTTTTTTATCATGTAGAACCATCTGAGATAAGGAAGCAAACTGGAAACTACGGCAAGGCTTTTGCTAAGCATGAGATACATTTCCAGGACAAGATGAGAAAGGTGGACAAGTGGAGGAAAGCTTTAGAGGATATAGCTGGTCTCTCCGGATGGCATGTGACAGAGGATAGGTAATTCTATCTAGTTGTTCAATTCGAAGAAATTTTTTTACgatattttttcatcatctcttACTTAAACTTGATGATCAAACTCTGACCATTTCTAATAAGCACTAATCATCAATATATGTTGAAACAATGAAGATGTCGATTTTACTTTCGGTTTTGAGGTAGAGATTAGAGAGTACGTTCATTTTGGCTGCAGGAATGATTTCTTATTGTCAATTTGTACCTTTTGGTTATGCCGGTGTCACATTCTCTAGTACTGCTTTTGGTCTCAGTTGCTTTTCTTTATCATTTCTATACTAGCATGAGTAGAATCTTatgtgaaaaaaataaaaattagtggGAATGTTTTTCGGTTGTGAGATAGTTTCTTCAGTTGTCAGTTTTTCTTTATTAAATCTTCTGTTGTTTTAGATTTGACCAGAATTATTTGATTGAGCTGGATTCTGTTAATATATTTGAGGGATATAAATGTGAACTTTTCTACGTTATGGTTAAAAGATCcgtcttctctttgttttgtcATCGTTATATATGCAGGAGAGAATCAGAAGTTATTCAAGAAGTAGTTAATCAGATTCTAAATGTACTGAACAAAATGTTATCCGTTCCTGAAAGAGAGTTAATCGGAATGGATGCCCGTATAATAGAAATAGAGTCTCGCTTGGATCTAGAGTCAAATGATGTTCTTACCGTAGGGATTTGGGGGATGGGGGGAATCGGTAAGACAACTCTTGCTAAGGAAGTATTCAAAAAGATCCGTAACCAATTTCATCCTAGCGGCTTTGTTTCCCAAGTTAGATTGCAATCTGAAGTTGAGTTGCAGCGACGTCTCTGTGAATCCTTTTTGGGGGATGGCAATATAAATATCGACACCAGTGAAAAAGGGATCAAGTTATTGAAGAAGGCACTGTATAAGAAAAAGGTGCTTATTGTTCTGGATGATGTTGATAAATTCAAACAAATAGAATGTCTAGCACCTGGAGGCCCGCTTGGAGAGAATATTTGGGGTGGAGGGAGTCGACTGATTATAACAACTAGAGATAGGAGCCCATTGAGAAACTTTAAtgtacaagaaaataaaatatatgaGGTTGAAAAACTGAGAGATGAGGAAGCTTTTCAGCTGTTATGTCAGAAAGCCTTCAAGAAAGACAATCCCCCAGAAGAGTTTGTAGCGTTGTCCAAGAGTTTTCTGCAATATGCTAGTGGCCTTCCTTTAGCTCATGAAGTTCTAGGGTCATACTTGTCTAGACTAAAGGTAGATGAATGGTCAGAGATATTGCATAGACTAGACGATGATCAGGATAAAGACATTTTCAGTGTGCTTCAAATAAGCTTCGATGGATTACAGGATACGGATAGGAAAATATTTTTggacattgcatgtttcttcAATGGCGAGGATCATGTCCGTGTAAAGAATATATTGAAAGGTTGTGGCTTTTCTTCCAGAATAGGTATAAGCAACCTCATTGACAAGTCTCTgattaaaattgaaagaaataaaCTGTGGATGCATGATTTACTACGGTGCTTGGGTTGGCATATTGTTCGTGGAGAATCTTCTTTTCCTGGTCAACGTAGCAGGTTGTGGCTCAATGACAATGTACACAAGTACGAAGGCAGAGGGTCATGGCTTTTTGAGGATGCTCGTAGCGTGCTCATGGACAATACGGTAAGAGCTAGCTAGTTAATACTGCATGTAATGCACTCACCCATGCACATAATATCTGTGTGTGTGGTGTGTGTACACTTATGTATGTAACAGGTAcccgttcccctggtcagctgTATGTAACAGGTACACTTACAATCGGACGGTACGTTGACAGATAAGTGACGAAATAATccctggtcagctgctgaccaggGGAACAGGACTGGTATATAACATACATTATGTACTGTTCTTAAGCATGTGCTATCAATGCTTATAGGATAAATCTTAAATGTATCTTACAAATTATAATTGAATCTTACATGGAAGTGTTTTGTATAGGGGACAACTACTGTTGAAGGCTTATTCTTAAGCTTgcctgaaaaagaagaaatgccATTGGAAGATGACCCGTTCTTAACTATGGGCAACCTACGATTGCTGAAGATTTGTAATGTAAATTTTCTGGATGTGCACTTCAGATATGTCTCTAAGAATTTACGACTTTTGGAATGGCACGAATGCCCTCTAGTATCTCTGCCATCTAGTTTTAAATCAGACAAGCTGGTTGAATTAAAGATGCCTAACAGCCGCATTGAACAACTATGGAATGAAACGGTATTTTTCTTGCATGGGATTTGTCATGAAGTTCGGTTATCCTAGTTTGCTTAGTTAAATGTTTTCTCATTgctctcatttttcttttcttatttcatAACAGCTTTCTCTGAAAATGCTTATACTCATGGATCTTTCTGACTGCAAGTATTTAACCAAGACCCTGGACTTCAGTAAGGTCCCAAAGCTTGAGAAATTGATCCTTAAAGGTTGTATAGAGTTATTGGAGGTTCACCCTACTATTGGGGATCTCCAACATTTGGTTTTATTGAACTTGAAAGGTTGTGAAAGTCTAGAGAACCTTCCTCAATCCATCAGGTTGAGATCTCTTCGAACTTTTATTCTTTCGGGATGTTCAAAACTCAGACACTTTCCAGAGATTGTGGGGAACATGGATACTTTATCAGAACTTTATTTAGATGGCACGGCTATACGGGAGCTGCCTGTATCAATCCAGCATTTGGAAGGCCTCATTTTACTTAATCTAAGTGGGTGCAGGAACCTTCTCAGTGTTCCAAGCATCCTTTCTAGTAGTTTGACATCACTGAAATTTCTCTATCTGTCACTATGCTCACGTATGGACAGACTGCCGGATAACATAGGCTGCTTGGAACACTTGGAGGAGCTTGATGCGTGTAATATTGCTATAAGAAAAGTGCCCGATTCCATTTTTCTCCTCAAGAATCTTAAATTATTGTGTTTCCATGGCTGTGCTGGATCCACAGGTTTAGAGTTGCCAAGCAAGTTCTCAGGTTTAAGATCTTTGACAACACTAAACCTAGGTGGATGTAATCTCGCAGAAGGAGCAATCCCCAATGACATTGGTGATTTATTCTCACTGCAGAGTCTGGATTTAAGTGAGAACAACTTTTTCACCATACCTGAAAGCATCTCTCAGCTTTCTGAGCTTACAGAAATTTCTCTGTTTAAGTGTAGCAAACTATGGACGTTGCCAAAAGATCTTCCGTCAAGTCTAAGAAATTTAAATGTACGAGGTTGTCCTATGCtgacaagttcttcatctaGTTGGAGGAGATATCCGCCTCAAAAGGGTTTGAGTATCATAAACTGTCGAAAACCAGAGGAGGATGAAATCTTTCCCGAACTCTATAAggttccattctctctcttaaTCACACCgatgttaaaaagaaaaatcttttaCTCTAAGTATAGCtgtatatatatgcttttcTTGAATCATATTGTCATCAAGTTCAACAGTGCTTTTCTTTCAGGTATTTATCTAATTACTCTCTTTTATACGCACATGCAGTTTCGTTTGGGAAATCTGGAAGAACTCGATCTTTCCAACTGCCAACACTTGAAGAAGATCCCTGACTTGAATGGGGTTCCAAATCTTAAGAAATTGAACCTTGAAGGTTGTGAAAAATTATCAGAGGTTCACCCAACCATTGGGTGTCTCCAACATTTGGTGTTTCTGAATTTGAAAGGATGTGTAAATCTAGAGAGCCTTCCCAGTTCCATCAGCTTGAAGTCTCTAAACATGTTTGTTCTTTCGGGATGTTCAAAGCTGAAAGAGTTTCCAAACATTAAGGGAGAAATGAACAATTTGTCACAACTGCATTTAGATGGGACGGCGTTAAGGCATCTGCGAATTccgatgatgcatttgaaagGCCCAATTTTGATAAATCTGTCAGGCTGCAGGAACCTTTTGACTGTTCCAATCCTATTCAGTCTAAAATCTCTCAATCTATCACGGTGCTCAACTATATTCAAATTGCCACCGAGCCTGGCATACATGGAACATTTGGAGGAGCTTGATGCCTCTGAAACTGCTATAACAGGATTACCCCAGTCCATTTTACTCTTGAAGAAACTTAAAGTGTTATCTTTCTGTGGATGCAAAGGTTTGCAATTGCCTAAATGGTTCTCGGATTTAAGCTCTTTGACGTCATTAAATCTACGGAGGTGTAGTCTAGCAGAAGAAGTCCTTGATAGCCTCTACAGCTTATCTGCTCTGCAGATTTTGGATTTGAGTGAAAACAATCTTTCGATCATACCCAGTGGAATTGGTCGCTTATCCTCTTTGAAGCTATTGAATTTGAGTGAGAACAATTTTGACAATATACCAAATGAAATCGGTCACTTATCCTCTTTGCAGGTCTTAGATTTGAGTGAAAACAGCTTCATGAGTATACCTGATGAGAGCATCTCTCATCTTTCTGAGCTTACAGAACTACGCTTGTTTAGATGTAGGAAGCTACAGTCCTTGCCGAATAATCTTCCCTTCAATCTAAAACATGTCCATGCACGAGAATGTCCTATGTTGAAGAATAATGCAGATACTTTGACAATATGGGCATCTGGAAAGGGGTTCTGTTTCATAAATTGCAGACAATCTGACCAGGATGATGGTCAGCCAAATCACCTCCCAGTTCCAGTTCCCAAAGACCGTATTGAACTACTCTTTCCTTCATACAttgaggtctctctctctctctctctctctctctctctctctctcatacagAAAGTtacttaaattttttcttttcttttgttacagGACCGAGTGTATGGCAAAAAACCATTTGAAATTCGTTTTCCACATTCGTGGAGTACAGGACTGAGTGCCGGAATTCCAAATTCGTGGAGTCGTTGGAGAAATGGCCCTTCCGTGACAATCCCACTCTCTGATGGTAACAGTACGTGGATGGGACTTGctctttttgttgtttttgataTCCTTGAGCAAGACATTTTCAACAAGAGCTGGGAATTGGAGGAGACAGTCTGTGATTTTCACACCGACGTTGGGGCGGTTGGGCATGATACTTCCCTAGTTTTTCAAAACTTCATAGACTTCAGGACTGGGTCATATGGTCTTAGTTGCTATGAACCACGTGGTGGGCAATTTAGTGGGTTGTTCGATAAACCAAGTTCACGACTTCGAGCTTCAGTTTCAACAAAGAGACCAAATTTAAAAGTTAGAGGTTGTGGGATACATCTAATATCAGAGGAATATGCTGCAGAGTTTGTTAAAAGTATAGCAACTCAGACTACTAATTCAATTGAGAGTCATCTTGATTCCAATTTTGATCGACATTGCGAGGACATATTAGATGAGGAAACAACTGGTGTCCTGATAGAACAGGGATCTACTAATTCAACTTTCAATGAAGATAGCTGCAGCAAAGTTAACTCTAAGATCAAAATCAGAGGAGAGCTGTCGATACTCTatgaggtctctctctctctctctctctctctctctcccccccccccccccccccccccccccccacataCGTCTATACCTCTACTAGGGTCACTAATTCAGTTCACCAAATAACGTGACTATTTTTTTGCTTTAACAGGGAAGCAAGGGACGTCAGAAGAGTTTCCACTTTTGCTTTCCTGCTTCAGTAATTTCAACCCTGCCTTGGTTCTTCCATCACCATGCAGGGGATGTAACATTGTGTTACATCActaaaaacttacttgatgaTCAGAGATGGGTGGGATTAGAACTATATGTTCAATTTTCTCGGTGTACATCTACTTCGACATCTGGCAATAgtagttttttcttttatgttgaTTTATGCTCTCATGATCATGGAAGTATGGTAATGCACGGATCACTCAAGATAAAGAGTTGTgttgggacctcagatcaacTTGTTGTATTACATGTACCACGTGTTCATTTTCAACAACAGTTGAATCAATGTCAGGGTATCAGCGCATTGTTCAGAACCattaatgaagaaatggaggtcCAAGTGTGTGGAAGCCGTTTAGCATTTGAGCATGATTTGGAAGACTTGACCCATTCATTAACTGCTGCTGCCAGCACGTTGGGGCAACATGCCCTCACTCAACTATGTTCCCAGGCCCAACCTGTTGATCGGCGCAATGCAGAGGAAGCAGAAATGCCCTTCAATTGCTGTTCCTGGTTTAGAAGGTTGAACTAATTCCTAATTTGCTGCAGAGAAaagttttattttctaatgCATCAATTAATTCTCCAAGTAAAACTCTTATAAATCTTTTGCAGAAGTACTGCACTTGTACTACCAGAAcaagctccttcttcttcaattgtGCGGCTGCGAAATCACAGATGCTATCTCCAGCAACAGCAAGGTTTTGGGGAGTCTGACCTTACCCAATTGGTCCACTCCAGATCAGTAACATTACTCCACTCGAAAAGCCTTTTGGAAAACAGGGATAGAAACCATGAAAACGTTGCCGAAGAAGATAAATCGTTGGTGTTGGCTCGTCATCATGTACATATAATGGCTGAGACTCAACTTCAGGGAAGATATGGTTCACCACGGTGGAAGAGATGCCTGAAGTTGTTGCTTCGACAGTCCAAGGTGGCTACTCTCAGTCTTTGTGGACACGCAATTTCAGCTTTCAAGAATTTTGATCCTTTCTCCCCATACAATATTATTTGTTTCTCTGACAAGGAAATTCCAGTGTGGTTCAAACATGAGATGTCGTATCAGATGTCTTCTAGGTCTAGGGTGGGAATCAAACTACCTCCAAGATTGCACGAGGATGAGAACTGGAGAGGACTTGCTATATGTGTTGCCTTTGAAGTTCATGACCAGCGTCCAACTACCTCCCCGGTCAAACTTCTCTGTCACTTGAGAGCCAAGGACAACTATTGCTTGAATCATATCCCTATGTGTTGCATCAATGAAGAGAAACTCAAGTCGCTGCATCTTGGTAGATTCATTTGGCTAACCTACATTCCCCGTCTTTTGCTAACGGAGTTCAGTGTGATTAGTGATGTAGAGGCCAGAATTTATGTTAGTTGCAGAGGCTTGACAGTAGAGAAGAGTGGTATACGTCTCTTGTACAGGCAAGAAGAGGGGGAGTTTGAGAACACAATAACCGAGTGCTGGACATCTTTCTTTGATAATCTGTCTTTCATCCGTCAACTAGTAGAATCAGATGATCAAAATATTCAACCAAGGATAAGACATGAACTTCCGATGCTTGAAGGTCATATCAAGGTCTTCCTCTCGCTCTCTGCCTCcttatcacacacacacacacacatgttttTTCTTATCGAATCTATTACATCTATTTAACACTGTCGTAGTTACATAAATATgcattctatttttattttgtacgTAGGTTTTTGAACCGGATTTAATATATAATGCAATCCCCCCGTCTAATGAAATTCCGGAGTGGTTCGGGCACCGCATTGAGGACCCCTGGGATCCCAGCTGTGGCTGGCAATTCCAGTTACCACCACCTTTGAGTGACACAATAGGATTAGCTCTCTTTGTGTCATATCGTATTAGCAGAAATTATTTGCAGGAAAGTGTTTTGTACCCCTTTATTATAACATTGAAAACTGCGAAGAATGGTTTGTCCTCTCTCCATCGGTATCAAATGAGCAATGAAGAATATGAGTTCCTAAAGCGCTGTTGTACTGTGCATCGTGAATTTTTCTGGCTCTCCTACATACCACGACGCTGGTTTCTACATCAACTAAATGATGAGTCTGACCTCATAGTTTTTTCTGGTCGGAACTGCTGGACGCCGGACATGGTCTATCTCCGTTTTGTGTATGCGGATGAGGTGGAAGAGTTTAAGCAGCTCTGTTTCAATCTTCATCGACCCCCTGTCCAACAGTAAAACAATTAGGTTCACGGAATATGGGTTGTATTTCTTGTACCATACCTTCAATTAATTTATCAAGACATTTGTTTAGCAGAGATGGACGTTTTCACTTCGAAAGACCCTCCGAGTATCCAAATTTTCACCGTGGGCCTCGTGCATATGCAATTTAGACCGTAAGGCGGTCAAGATAGAATTGTGTCTATTAACCAATTAAATATTATTTAGTATCtgaattttaatttaaaaaacacttcagtcatTCCCTTCTaattttatatgtttaatttttaTATTCTCAATTTTGGATAAATAGGTCCATTCTGTACTGTCCATCCAAAAGCAAATGGGTACCCAAAAATTGTTGTGCTCCCCCCATCTTGGTTTTCAGATtcttttggttgatgttgtccTCTCAGCCAAGTGCAGAAGAAGCAGCAATGGAGGCCATTAATTGAGTAGAGAGAATACATATCCATTTTCTCTTTACTCTGCGTTGAGCTGATGATAACAATGGAGGCCATTAATCCACCATCAATGATAAATCTGGTGACATGAGTCAAATAAAACaaggttgagagaatgaattttctgatattttattcatctcacagtaGAGGTATATAAAGATGATTACAGGAATACAATTTACTTGCGTCACTATTCTCAACCACACATAGAataggtaagtactaactatgatataattacaatatattacaTCTCTAATGTTACGCCATGACTCACAGCAACACTCCCCCGCAAGTTGGTAcatacacatcaaccatgcccaacttgcttagtgagtcataaaacgtcTTCCTGGAAGCTcttttggtaagtatatctgcagGTTGCTCTTCAgtaggaacaaaaggaaagctaataattttggcatctagcttctcatTTATAAAGTGAcaatcaacctccacatgcttagtacgatcatgttgtactaGATTTTGTGATAtatcaatagctgccttgttgtcacaatacaactgcatagtacttttgagtttgaaacccaggtCACGTAACAAATTTCTCAGCCacagcaattcacacactcGGTGAACCATACCTTTATACTCGGCCTTAGCACTAggtcgtgccacaactttctgtttcttactattccatgtaaccaaattacctcccacgaaggtaaagtaacctgatgtcgacctccaATCTGTAATATTtctagcccaatctgcatctgtgaagtcacaaacctcaagaatgttgttgtgtttagaaaacagcaCTCTCCTTCCTAGAGctaacttcaagtacttcaaaattgGCATAATAGCATCCaagtgactctcactcgggttatgcatgaactgactcaccacactcaccacatatgcaacatctggtctagtatgagccaaataaatcaagcgcccaaccaaCCTCTAATAGcaagctcgatcagtaggtacctgatctggatactcagctaaacaatggttctgctcaataggagtatcaataggtctaCAATCCAACAAACTTGTCCCTGTCAGtaagtcaagaacgtacttcctctggcacaggtagatcccttctctccccctaGCTACCTCTATTCCTaggaagtacttaagttcacccaacttcttcatctcaaacttagaGGCTAGCTATCtttgcagtctatccatctcaacagtatcattgccagtgattaccatatcatccatataaataattagagcGGTTACCCTCCCTTATTGATGCTTGAGGAAAAAGGTATGGTCTAAGTTGCTctgtctgtaaccaaccttccgcatgaactgtgaaaatcttccaaaccaagcatgaggtgactgtttgagaccatacggATTTTCTCAATGTGCATACAAAATCActaggagaagcaactacatacccaggtagaaggctcatgtacacctCTTCGGCTAACTCTCTATGGAGAAAAGCATtattgacatcaaactgtcggagtggccagtttaaactagcagcaagggagagcagaacccgaataatgttcatcttggcaacatgagcaaacgtttcatcgtagtctataccatatgtttgagtaaacccttttgctacaaggcgtgctttgtaccgattcactgatccatctgcattatgcttcacgataaacacccaacgacaacctacagctttcttgccttgtggtggagatacaagttgccaagtattgttcttttgTAATGCCTCTATCTCTTCCTctattgccttcctccactttagatcccccaacgcatcctgcactttgttaggtactgatacagcagatatttgattcacaaattattcatatgacttagacaacctcctagtggacatataattggctattgggtattttgatttggcagtaagagtaggttcatatcttttggatGATTAACCTCAAGTAGCCCTGTtgggtaacacatattgctcaacattagactcactactgcTAGTAtcagtgggtggacatacctcagatggtgatcttcagtaccaagAAGCTGTAGGTCTAGGGTAGgagcgatggcaggaggggcagttgtgtctttaGTTTTACTTTCAGTGATCGAAACTGGTGCCTGGATATCTGGAGGTGActgacgcgctcaaagcaagcgcgcaatttaaccctgaaatgtcgttagtagtataagtaagtagggatcgttctatccggggattgagggtacacctgtaattgtgaaacaaataaagaaaaatattatttacaaaaataaaataaagaatataaatatatacaattgtataaacaaataaagaattaaaataataaagtattatttacaaaaataaaataaagaatagaaatatatacaagtaacaaaataaaagggggggggtttaagaattataaaattgaaaattaagataaataaaataaaggaaatgtaaaaacatatatacatgggtggatcgcaaggaacaaagatcaaaatcaattccatgtaatcaaattcgattcaaaccctataattgttcttcaaagtcatgagagaggagttgatcatgtgaaacattcgaaagcaaatgatttcccatattttacttttcaatgctaattaacctaagcgaaagcacctagattaatcctatcaaacatgcaatcaagccctagaaagctagtcaatcatgacatgttcaacgcattagacatagagaaaggctatcaactcaagtgtacaacttagttatggaaaagtccacctaattgcaatcctcttcaattaaattcgattcttgtccagaacctttactacttttgattcaagttacacaaaacgaaaagtcgatttcatgttcttaaacctagcaccaattacatgcaaatcctataagtgtcgacccaaataagataaacatataaaagttttctatcaagcaaatttaatcgaacaaactcacataagcgacttagaatcacaattatagaattcgaaaactttatttaaacatagaaattgggcttaaactttgccctaaacattattgttaactagaattcatagttttacaaaatcaaacaaagaaaacaagagaa is a window from the Rosa chinensis cultivar Old Blush chromosome 2, RchiOBHm-V2, whole genome shotgun sequence genome containing:
- the LOC112184260 gene encoding uncharacterized protein LOC112184260; translated protein: MDVPSSSSPETQTVPSSSSSSPSNWEHDVFLSFRGEDTRNSFTDHLHYAMNQRGIDTFRDTEKLERGKSISPELLKAIEESKFAVTVLSTNYATSTWCLDELAHILECKKLRGLVVLPVFYHVEPSEIRKQTGNYGKAFAKHEIHFQDKMRKVDKWRKALEDIAGLSGWHVTEDRRESEVIQEVVNQILNVLNKMLSVPERELIGMDARIIEIESRLDLESNDVLTVGIWGMGGIGKTTLAKEVFKKIRNQFHPSGFVSQVRLQSEVELQRRLCESFLGDGNINIDTSEKGIKLLKKALYKKKVLIVLDDVDKFKQIECLAPGGPLGENIWGGGSRLIITTRDRSPLRNFNVQENKIYEVEKLRDEEAFQLLCQKAFKKDNPPEEFVALSKSFLQYASGLPLAHEVLGSYLSRLKVDEWSEILHRLDDDQDKDIFSVLQISFDGLQDTDRKIFLDIACFFNGEDHVRVKNILKGCGFSSRIGISNLIDKSLIKIERNKLWMHDLLRCLGWHIVRGESSFPGQRSRLWLNDNVHKYEGRGSWLFEDARSVLMDNTGTTTVEGLFLSLPEKEEMPLEDDPFLTMGNLRLLKICNVNFLDVHFRYVSKNLRLLEWHECPLVSLPSSFKSDKLVELKMPNSRIEQLWNETLSLKMLILMDLSDCKYLTKTLDFSKVPKLEKLILKGCIELLEVHPTIGDLQHLVLLNLKGCESLENLPQSIRLRSLRTFILSGCSKLRHFPEIVGNMDTLSELYLDGTAIRELPVSIQHLEGLILLNLSGCRNLLSVPSILSSSLTSLKFLYLSLCSRMDRLPDNIGCLEHLEELDACNIAIRKVPDSIFLLKNLKLLCFHGCAGSTGLELPSKFSGLRSLTTLNLGGCNLAEGAIPNDIGDLFSLQSLDLSENNFFTIPESISQLSELTEISLFKCSKLWTLPKDLPSSLRNLNVRGCPMLTSSSSSWRRYPPQKGLSIINCRKPEEDEIFPELYKFRLGNLEELDLSNCQHLKKIPDLNGVPNLKKLNLEGCEKLSEVHPTIGCLQHLVFLNLKGCVNLESLPSSISLKSLNMFVLSGCSKLKEFPNIKGEMNNLSQLHLDGTALRHLRIPMMHLKGPILINLSGCRNLLTVPILFSLKSLNLSRCSTIFKLPPSLAYMEHLEELDASETAITGLPQSILLLKKLKVLSFCGCKGLQLPKWFSDLSSLTSLNLRRCSLAEEVLDSLYSLSALQILDLSENNLSIIPSGIGRLSSLKLLNLSENNFDNIPNEIGHLSSLQVLDLSENSFMSIPDESISHLSELTELRLFRCRKLQSLPNNLPFNLKHVHARECPMLKNNADTLTIWASGKGFCFINCRQSDQDDGQPNHLPVPVPKDRIELLFPSYIEDRVYGKKPFEIRFPHSWSTGLSAGIPNSWSRWRNGPSVTIPLSDGNSTWMGLALFVVFDILEQDIFNKSWELEETVCDFHTDVGAVGHDTSLVFQNFIDFRTGSYGLSCYEPRGGQFSGLFDKPSSRLRASVSTKRPNLKVRGCGIHLISEEYAAEFVKSIATQTTNSIESHLDSNFDRHCEDILDEETTGVLIEQGSTNSTFNEDSCSKVNSKIKIRGELSILYEGSKGRQKSFHFCFPASVISTLPWFFHHHAGDVTLCYITKNLLDDQRWVGLELYVQFSRCTSTSTSGNSSFFFYVDLCSHDHGSMVMHGSLKIKSCVGTSDQLVVLHVPRVHFQQQLNQCQGISALFRTINEEMEVQVCGSRLAFEHDLEDLTHSLTAAASTLGQHALTQLCSQAQPVDRRNAEEAEMPFNCCSWFRRSTALVLPEQAPSSSIVRLRNHRCYLQQQQGFGESDLTQLVHSRSVTLLHSKSLLENRDRNHENVAEEDKSLVLARHHVHIMAETQLQGRYGSPRWKRCLKLLLRQSKVATLSLCGHAISAFKNFDPFSPYNIICFSDKEIPVWFKHEMSYQMSSRSRVGIKLPPRLHEDENWRGLAICVAFEVHDQRPTTSPVKLLCHLRAKDNYCLNHIPMCCINEEKLKSLHLGRFIWLTYIPRLLLTEFSVISDVEARIYVSCRGLTVEKSGIRLLYRQEEGEFENTITECWTSFFDNLSFIRQLVESDDQNIQPRIRHELPMLEGHIKVFEPDLIYNAIPPSNEIPEWFGHRIEDPWDPSCGWQFQLPPPLSDTIGLALFVSYRISRNYLQESVLYPFIITLKTAKNGLSSLHRYQMSNEEYEFLKRCCTVHREFFWLSYIPRRWFLHQLNDESDLIVFSGRNCWTPDMVYLRFVYADEVEEFKQLCFNLHRPPVQQ